In the Bactrocera tryoni isolate S06 unplaced genomic scaffold, CSIRO_BtryS06_freeze2 scaffold_11, whole genome shotgun sequence genome, one interval contains:
- the LOC120779914 gene encoding uncharacterized protein LOC120779914, translated as MELAEQFDDSTFCTMNDEAPTRVMGTSNSSPDITIASGGLINSITWRPMLTLASDHLPIIISIEKPPDFVSVDNRTYFNFNKANLVGFTEFTESTFNALPIPMDVCVGERQFRKVIAAATARFIPAGRIAEIRPNFPAEAAVLANERDTLRHADPGDPRIRDLNLEIRRMVNQHKRTKWIEHLKSCNLSNRVSKLWATVKALSNPKRHDDRVEGQFNGQIVRGLNQKPPCERTILVALDLSKAFDTVNHTTLLQDIETTTLPPRLKRWTLNYLSGRQSSVLFRGKTSKLRRIKQ; from the exons atggagctggcggaacagtttgacgattcgacattctgcacaatgaatgacgaagcccccaccagagttatgggcacctcTAATAGCTCCCCggatattaccattgctagcggtggtctgataaacagcataacctggcgacctatgctaactctcgcatcagatcatctgcccataattatttcgatcgagaagcctcctgattttgtttctgtggacaaccgcacctactttaactttaacaaagctaatttggtcggcttcacagaatttactgagagcaccttcaacgctctaccTATTCCTATggacgtatgcgttggcgaacgtcaattccgcaaggtgatcgcagcagctacagctcgcttcatcccggctggaagaatagcggaaatccgccccaatttcccagctgaagcagccgttttagctaatgagcgcgacaccttacgccatgccgatcccggggatccccgaataagggatctcaatttggagattcggcgtatggtaaaccaacataagcggacgaaatggatagagcacctgaagtcctgtaACCTCTCCAACAgagtgagtaagctttgggctactgtcaaagctCTGTCTAATCCGAAGAGACATGACGACCGAGTTGAAGGTCAATTCAATGGTCAa atagttcgtggcctcaaccagaaaccaccctgcgaaagaacgatcctcgtagcgttggacctgtcaaaagcttttgacacggtcaatcacacaacgctactgcaggacatcgaaacaactacgctccctccaaggctaaagaggtggaccttgaactatctgagcggtcgccagtcatccgtactatttcgaggtaaaacatctaaactgagaagaattaagcag